In Vanessa tameamea isolate UH-Manoa-2023 chromosome 25, ilVanTame1 primary haplotype, whole genome shotgun sequence, a single window of DNA contains:
- the Dnr1 gene encoding E3 ubiquitin-protein ligase MYLIP, producing MWLVSQPNSVILEVKVEPNSIGQQCLEKVCEKLEIGAEADYFGLRVCSGSGPGRWLNLRNHLDPHRIPSRRLDLRVKFWVPPHLLINEPTRHQFYLHAKLDLIEGRLVVADQEVARRIIAYIAQAETGDCDPDVPTHVYAECHKIGPQGEKPDDHMAKIIEYHCEISGMRASQAEYRLLKEISKLESFGEELFFCKPTTQSNNAYNLYSHLLYHRQQAEEPRARDEQEIDGGATVGCLATGQNGGGCGCRLSTCVGVGPHGIVVYRPACNGEHEIGVEKQSIPYTAIHRAQPLRRIFQLAFVTGKGHEATMQFKMATSGQAAALYRAVTEKHAFYCCETVRTDVTEQFIRDLKGTIASIFNDSSTLGRRYVFDIRRTCREVHDRARRDRHARAPAEPRRRAGPAAEESRQRSRSRSGSDVFACRVCMDAAIDTLFLPCRHVVCCNECAPRCERCPLCRGEIEKLMHIFLPVEYQKSPGVIIK from the exons ACTACTTCGGCCTACGAGTCTGCTCAGGGTCCGGTCCGGGAAGATGGCTAAATCTACGCAATCATTTAGACCCCCACCGCATACCGAGCAGACGACTAGATCTACGCGTTAAATTCTGGGTCCCTCCTCATCTCCTTATCAATGAACCCACAAGACACCAGTTCTATCTACACGCGAAATTAGACCTTATCGAGGGAAGGTTGGTCGTAGCAGACCAAGAAGTCGCACGACGTATCATCGCTTACATTGCTCAAGCAGAGACCGGTGACTGCGATCCCGATGTTCCCACACACGTGTACGCGGAATGCCACAAAATCGGTCCACAGGGTGAGAAACCGGACGATCATATGGCGAAAATTATAGAATACCATTGTGAGATTTCTGGTATGAGAGCGTCTCAAGCTGAATATAGGCTGTTAAAAGAGATATCGAAGTTGGAATCCTTCGGGGAGGAGCTGTTCTTCTGCAAGCCAACAACACAGAGCAATAACGCATATAATTTGTACAGCCATCTCTTGTACCACCGACAGCAGGCTGAGGAACCAAGAGCGAGAGATGAGCAGGAGATAGACGGAGGTGCGACGGTTGGTTGCTTGGCGACGGGACAAAATGGTGGCGGTTGTGGATGTAGACTGAGTACGTGTGTGGGTGTCGGGCCACATGGCATCGTCGTGTACAGGCCAGCCTGCAACGGTGAACATGAAATTGGTGTGGAGAAACAAAG TATCCCTTACACTGCAATACACCGGGCTCAGCCTCTTCGCCGTATCTTCCAACTGGCGTTCGTGACGGGAAAGGGTCATGAAGCGACGATGCAATTCAAAATGGCGACTTCTGGACAAGCTGCTGCACTTTACCGCGCTGTCACTGAGAAACACGCATTCTACTGTTGCGAAACAGTTAGGACCGATGTCACTGAGCAGTTTATTAGAGATCTAAAG GGTACGATCGCCTCGATATTCAACGACTCGTCGACGCTGGGCCGTCGCTACGTGTTCGACATCCGGCGCACGTGTCGCGAAGTGCACGACCGCGCGCGCCGCGACCGCCACGCGCGCGCGCCCGCCGAGCCGCGCCGGCGCGCCGGGCCTGCAGCCGAG GAGTCCCGCCAGCGCTCTCGCTCGCGCAGCGGCAGCGACGTGTTCGCTTGTCGCGTGTGTATGGACGCCGCCATCGACACGCTGTTCCTGCCGTGTCGACACGTCGTCTGCTGCAACGAATGTGCGCCGCG ttgTGAACGCTGTCCCTTGTGCCGCGGCGAAATAGAGAAACTAATGCACATTTTTCTACCAGTAGAATATCAGAAAAGTCCtggtgtaataataaaatag